The Populus nigra chromosome 14, ddPopNigr1.1, whole genome shotgun sequence genome has a segment encoding these proteins:
- the LOC133672954 gene encoding probable WRKY transcription factor 51, producing MDYAQNPKPSYNYSYINEGLDPWAIEFQPSDYLMLDDGFGEDDSSSQNMVSSEQVASGSSTGYSGATSRNNSIKCKNGVKKNKTEVEHRVAFRTKSELEIMDDGFKWRKYGKKSVKNSPNPRNYYKCSSGGCNVKKRVERDREDSRYVLTSYDGVHNHESPCMVYYDSQMPLMASNAWTLQPSSVHSASFS from the exons ATGGACTATGCTCAGAACCCTAAACCTagctataattattcttatatcAATGAAGGTTTAGATCCGTGGGCGATTGAGTTTCAGCCGTCGGATTATCTCATGCTTGATGATGGATTTGGTGAAGATGATTCATCCTCGCAAAATATGGTATCATCGGAGCAAGTTGCCAGTGGTTCATCAACCGGATACAGTGGTGCAACATCAAGAAATAATAGCAT AAAATGCAAGAATGGAGTGAAGAAAAACAAGACAGAAGTGGAGCATAGAGTTGCATTTAGAACAAAATCTGAGCTGGAGATCATGGATGATGGATTTAAATGGAGGAAGTATGGAAAGAAGTCAGTCAAGAACAGCCCAAATCCAAG GAATTACTACAAATGCTCAAGTGGTGGATGCAATGTAAAGAAGAGAGTAGAAAGAGATAGAGAAGACTCAAGATATGTGTTAACTTCATATGATGGAGTGCACAACCATGAAAGCCCTTGCATGGTCTATTACGATAGCCAGATGCCTCTCATGGCTTCTAATGCTTGGACCTTGCAACCTTCTTCTGTCCACTCTGCTTCCTTTTCCTAG